Proteins co-encoded in one Maylandia zebra isolate NMK-2024a linkage group LG16, Mzebra_GT3a, whole genome shotgun sequence genomic window:
- the fstl1b gene encoding follistatin-related protein 1b yields the protein MMFRSVAVLLLLSVALYNAEEVQTKSKVCANVFCGAGRECAVNEKGEPSCLCIESCKPHKRSVCGSNGKTYRNHCELHRDACLTGLKIQVAHDGHCKEKKTEQAAASPVVCYAADRNELRSRVIQWLQTEIIPDGWFVKGSNFSDILLKYFKSYDSGDSQLDSSELLKFIQHNESVVELQSYADQESNNLLRSLCVDALIELSDENADWKLSFDEFLNCLKPGFNPPEKKCALEDETYEDGAETQVECNRCVCACGNWVCTAMTCTDNQPAVDDLADAGVEMTEEEWNLRVAELNKHQETVEKMKASTKEA from the exons ATG ATGTTCCGAAGTGTGGCTGTGCTCCTTCTGCTCTCCGTAGCTTTGTACAACGCGGAG GAGGTGCAGACCAAGAGCAAAGTGTGTGCTAATGTGTTCTGCGGGGCCGGCAGGGAGTGCGCTGTCAATGAGAAGGGGGAGCCCAGCTGTCTGTGCATAGAG AGCTGTAAGCCCCACAAGAGGTCAGTATGTGGCAGCAATGGTAAGACCTACAGGAATCACTGTGAGCTCCACAGAGATGCTTGTCTGACTGGCCTGAAGATCCAAGTGGCACACGACGGACACTGCAAGG aaaagaaaacagaacaggCCGCTGCCAGTCCAG TGGTTTGCTATGCTGCTGACCGCAACGAGTTAAGATCTCGTGTGATCCAGTGGCTGCAAACTGAGATTATCCCAGATGGCTGGTTTGTCAAGGGTTCCAACTTCTCTGACATCCTGCTCAAATACTTCAAG tcaTATGACAGTGGTGATTCTCAGCTGGACTCCTCAGAGCTGCTCAAATTCATCCAGCACAACGAGTCAGTTGTGGAGTTGCAGTCCTATGCAGACCAGGAGAGCAACAACCTGCTCCG GAGCCTGTGTGTTGATGCCCTCATTGAGCTCTCCGATGAGAATGCCGACTGGAAGCTGAGCTTTGATGAGTTTCTTAACTGCCTGAAGCCTGGCTTCAATCCACCAGAGAAGA AATGTGCCTTGGAGGATGAAACATATGAGGATGGAGCAGAGACCCAGGTGGAGTGCAATCGCTGCGTTTGTGCATGCGGCAACTGGGTCTGCACCGCCATGACGTGCACTg ATAACCAGCCAGCTGTGGATGACTTAGCAGATGCTGGAGTGGAGATGACTGAGGAGGAGTGGAACCTCCGTGTGGCCGAGCTCAACAAGCACCAG